Below is a genomic region from Candidatus Binatus sp..
GGTCGATACGCAGGGACGAGGCGTCGAGCGCATCACCGAGAAAGGCCTGGTGTTCGACGGCGTCGAGTACGAAGTGGATTGCATTATCTTCGCCACGGGCTTCGAGGTGGGCACTGCCTATACGCGTCGCGCCGGCTTCGAAGTGTATGGCCGCGGCGGAAAGTCACTCACCGAGCATTGGTCCAAGGGTATCAGGACGTTGCACGGCTTCTATAGTTCCGGTTTCCCAAACTGCTTTCACATGGGTATTACGCAAAACACCGTAACCGCGAACTTTCCGCACATGCTCGAGGATCAAGCGCGCCACATCACCGAAGTTATTCAGCACGCTAAGGCGCATGAGGCGCGATGCCTTGAGCCAACCGCCGAGGCAGAAGCTGAATGGTTGGAAACCATCAAGCAGAAGGAATCGAAAAGTCTGGATTTCCAGCTTGAGTGCACTCCGGGCTACTACAACAATGAAGGTCAACTGGATAAAGGTCCAGGGTTCGTCGGAGGACTGTACGGCGGTGGACCGATCGAGTTCCAGAAGATCGTCGATAGGTGGCTCTCAGACGGCGAGATGAAGGGGTTGAAATTCAGCTAAGAGTCAGGCTCGGATCATGGCGGCCGGCGGCCTGGCGCGAACTCTCCCCGGAGATGCGGCCCACGTTCGACGACGCAAAAATCGTCGTTCAGCTTCGGCAGCTCCGGCGCGCCTCGGGCGGATCGTCGCCGGCGGCCCGCCCGGCTGCGGACTGGAGTTTAGAGCTAGGCATTTAAGAGATGAAGAAAGAATCGAAGTACTTTGGACCAATACCCTGATGGCTTCATTTTAATTCCCTGATTCGTCGGAAACTTCCCTGTTCTTTCAAATAAATTCCCTGCTCCAAATTTTAGGGAATTTTCCGAAAAACCGCCCTTGGCGACTGCATTTTCTACTCTACGAAACCTTCGAACCCAGCCCGAATCGAAGATATTCCCTGTATTTTCCCGCGGTGGCCTTCCCGTCCACCTCCTGCAGATATCCGCTGCGGCGACCTGGGGATCGTCGTGCAACTCGCGAGGCGTTTGCATCGCGGCCCACGGACCCTCCATCGGCATTGTTTGCGCGCGCGCCGATGTTTGCGAATCGAGGATCGGTGGCCGGGTCCGGGCGTCCGAGGCGTTGGCAGAGGTCGGGCCAGTAGCGGTCCGACTGCAGGTGGACAAGCATCAGCCAACGGCCTTCTTTCGTCCGGTAGTTGTTGACCGCGGGATTCGGGCGAGATGCACGCGAGGAGAGGGGAAGTTGCGGCTGCCCGATCAGTTTGCTCGCCACGACGTCGGGGGACATCACCCACATCGCCGTACCTAGAAGTGATACGTCGACGACCTGCGCTTCGCCGGTCCGCTCGCGATGAAAGAGCGCCGCCGCGATTCCGCCCGCGAGCGTCATTCCGCCGATCCGAGTCGAGGCGATAGGTTGTGGCCTCAGGGGTCGCCCCTCCTGAGACCAGTTCGACGACCTGACTACGATGGCCGCGCGCGACGCCGCTACGATGCTATGGTCGCGCACCGATCTCAAGCCCGCCGACGTCGACGTCGCACTCCTCTACGATGGCTTCAGCTTCCTGACGCTGGTCTGGCTCGAGGCACTCGGCTTCTGCGCACGAGGAGAGGGCGGACGATTCATCGAAGGCGGAAAACGGATCGCGCTCGACGGCGACCTTCCGCTCAACACGAACGGAGGCCAGCTGTCGGCGGGGCGGCTCCACGGCTACTGCCTGCTCCACGAAGCTTGCCTGCAACTATGGGTGCGGCAGGTCGCGGGGCCGCTGGAGGTCGCGGCGGCAGGCGTGGGCGGCGGCCCGCTCTGTGGACGCCTGCTCCTGACGCGTTGGCTCGCCCTTGTTCAGAGCTGTTACGCTTATTCAGTCATCGGCGCCGGTGCGATGTTCGACCACCTCACCGGCGCCGCTCTCTCCCAACGAAGTTGCGCACCAGGACGTGCATGAAGCGCTCGAGCCTGGCAGC
It encodes:
- a CDS encoding CoA transferase — encoded protein: MRPQPIASTRIGGMTLAGGIAAALFHRERTGEAQVVDVSLLGTAMWVMSPDVVASKLIGQPQLPLSSRASRPNPAVNNYRTKEGRWLMLVHLQSDRYWPDLCQRLGRPDPATDPRFANIGARANNADGGSVGRDANASRVARRSPGRRSGYLQEVDGKATAGKYREYLRFGLGSKVS